One segment of Podarcis muralis chromosome 17, rPodMur119.hap1.1, whole genome shotgun sequence DNA contains the following:
- the ELOF1 gene encoding transcription elongation factor 1 homolog, with protein MGRRKSKRKPPPKKKMTGTLETQFTCPFCNHEKSCDVKMDRARNTGVISCTVCLEEFQTPITYLSEPVDVYSDWIDACEAANQ; from the exons ATGGGCCGTAGGAAGTCAAAGCGGAAGCCTCCACCCAAGAAGAAGATGACTGGGACACTTGAGACCCAATTTACTTGCCCCTTCTGTAACCATGAGAAATCGTGCGATGTTAAAAT GGACAGGGCTCGAAATACGGGTGTGATATCCTGTACCGTGTGTCTGGAAGAATTTCAGACTCCTATAACTT ATCTTTCAGAACCAGTGGATGTTTACAGTGACTGGATAGATGCTTGTGAGGCAGCCAATCAATAG